One Chrysiogenia bacterium genomic window carries:
- a CDS encoding patatin-like phospholipase family protein, with protein sequence METHLIRSICHHPHALPPRAEHQLRYALNFARLTSFEPGAAEKGGRTGRGDVEVIEEPLLHFRGQVMQMLGETLRPGLLPERRVREAARALPRLMPLLKEARESVLQHHANDFTERELDAEVGKKTLVSVAGGGGGAGYVYIGAWEVLEAAGFIPGYIIGASIGSVIGLFRARKRIGDYEADIRLAKGIRPENVFRVVSTRTRYGLPGLMRLFLHAAIDERFRREDGSLLRLPDLEIPYEAVVAGVTKGAMPNTPDEYAREHHLILTRRPGRLKMTRLIGEQLVRMVAFFNPMLVKEIVVGGDEMTSAFDAVDAAGFSAAIPGILHYDVARNDPHMEGILDALFAREELACLVDGGVANNVPARTAWRQVQAGKIGTRNAYYLGFDCFHPQWSSGHVWLQGITRIVQMQVALNSPYAHHIVKFNPTLSPVNLVPPPRKMDAAVSWGREKMSHGIPAMKKFFERIEWVE encoded by the coding sequence ATGGAGACGCACCTGATCCGTTCCATCTGTCACCACCCCCACGCGCTGCCGCCCAGGGCGGAGCACCAGCTTCGCTACGCGCTCAACTTCGCCCGGCTGACGAGCTTCGAGCCCGGCGCCGCCGAAAAGGGCGGACGCACCGGTCGCGGCGATGTCGAGGTGATCGAGGAACCGCTCCTTCATTTCCGCGGGCAGGTCATGCAGATGCTCGGCGAAACGCTGCGACCGGGACTTCTGCCGGAGCGCCGCGTGCGCGAGGCGGCCCGCGCGCTGCCGCGCCTGATGCCGCTTCTCAAGGAAGCGCGCGAGAGCGTGCTGCAGCATCACGCCAATGATTTTACCGAGCGCGAGCTCGATGCCGAGGTGGGCAAGAAGACGCTCGTGAGCGTGGCCGGTGGCGGCGGCGGCGCGGGCTATGTCTACATCGGCGCGTGGGAAGTGCTCGAGGCCGCGGGCTTTATCCCCGGCTACATCATCGGCGCTTCCATCGGCTCGGTGATCGGACTCTTTCGCGCCAGGAAGCGCATCGGCGACTACGAGGCCGACATCCGGCTGGCCAAGGGCATCCGCCCCGAGAACGTCTTCCGCGTGGTGAGCACGCGCACGCGCTACGGGCTCCCCGGGCTCATGCGCCTGTTCCTGCACGCGGCGATCGACGAGCGCTTCCGCCGCGAGGACGGCAGCCTGCTGCGCCTTCCCGACCTGGAGATCCCCTACGAAGCCGTGGTTGCCGGCGTGACCAAGGGCGCCATGCCCAACACGCCCGACGAATACGCGCGCGAGCATCACCTCATCCTCACGCGGCGCCCCGGTCGCCTGAAAATGACCCGCCTGATCGGCGAGCAGCTCGTGCGCATGGTGGCCTTCTTCAACCCCATGCTGGTCAAGGAAATCGTGGTGGGCGGCGACGAGATGACGAGCGCTTTCGACGCCGTCGATGCCGCCGGGTTCTCGGCCGCCATTCCGGGGATTCTCCACTACGACGTGGCCCGCAATGACCCGCACATGGAGGGCATCCTCGACGCGCTCTTTGCCCGCGAGGAGCTCGCCTGCCTCGTCGACGGCGGCGTGGCCAACAATGTGCCCGCACGCACCGCGTGGCGGCAGGTGCAGGCCGGCAAGATCGGCACGCGCAACGCCTACTATCTTGGATTCGATTGCTTCCACCCCCAGTGGAGCAGCGGCCATGTGTGGCTGCAGGGAATCACCCGCATCGTGCAGATGCAGGTGGCTCTGAACAGCCCCTACGCCCACCACATCGTAAAGTTCAACCCGACCCTCTCGCCGGTGAATCTCGTGCCGCCCCCCCGCAAGATGGACGCGGCCGTGAGCTGGGGCCGCGAGAAGATGAGCCACGGCATTCCGGCGATGAAGAAGTTTTTTGAACGGATTGAATGGGTGGAGTAG
- a CDS encoding 2-oxo acid dehydrogenase subunit E2, whose product MAKNISGRFVKNLSSWRRMAAVAWSPPDDPTIYGTIDLDMSKALKFLAKESKRTGEHLTVTHLVTKAIADTLARHPECNCIIRRGRVFQRDAVDISVLVAVAPEHDGHDQEADLSEALIRNADKKSMVDIARETREGARKVRKHEDPLLERTKQLFENLPPFVLGPLLRGVARLQYDFNLDLSALGIPNDPFGSAIVTSVGSLGITEAFPPLLTFTRVPALLAVGAVEDKPGVRGKEVVIVPTMRIAATFDHRVIDGFQGGRLGKTFKDIMQDPAKFLG is encoded by the coding sequence ATGGCAAAGAATATCTCCGGCAGGTTTGTAAAGAATCTTTCGAGCTGGCGGCGGATGGCGGCTGTGGCCTGGTCGCCGCCCGATGATCCGACCATCTACGGGACCATCGACCTGGACATGAGCAAGGCGCTCAAGTTCCTTGCCAAAGAGTCCAAGCGCACGGGCGAGCACCTCACGGTCACGCACCTTGTCACCAAGGCCATCGCCGATACCCTGGCCCGGCACCCCGAGTGCAACTGCATCATCCGCCGCGGCCGCGTTTTTCAGCGCGACGCCGTCGACATCTCCGTGCTGGTGGCAGTCGCGCCCGAGCACGACGGCCACGATCAGGAAGCCGATCTTTCCGAGGCGCTCATTCGCAACGCCGATAAGAAATCGATGGTCGATATCGCCAGAGAAACCCGCGAGGGCGCGCGCAAGGTGCGAAAGCACGAGGACCCGCTCCTTGAGCGCACCAAGCAGCTCTTCGAGAACCTCCCGCCCTTTGTGCTGGGTCCGCTGCTGCGCGGCGTGGCGCGGCTGCAATACGACTTCAACCTCGATCTCTCGGCGCTCGGCATTCCCAACGATCCCTTCGGCAGCGCCATTGTGACCAGCGTCGGATCGCTGGGCATTACCGAGGCCTTCCCGCCGCTGCTCACGTTTACCCGCGTGCCGGCGCTTCTGGCCGTCGGCGCGGTCGAGGACAAGCCCGGGGTGCGCGGCAAGGAAGTTGTCATCGTCCCCACCATGCGCATCGCCGCGACATTCGATCACCGCGTGATCGACGGATTCCAGGGCGGCCGGCTGGGCAAGACCTTTAAAGACATCATGCAGGACCCGGCGAAGTTTCTGGGATAG